A portion of the Musa acuminata AAA Group cultivar baxijiao chromosome BXJ1-1, Cavendish_Baxijiao_AAA, whole genome shotgun sequence genome contains these proteins:
- the LOC135674549 gene encoding M phase phosphoprotein 10-like: MAATPVTTAAPTQEEAARQGEEALERLRSTDAPLYLSPSPELAKDARTASRYLFSSLVPFCSKPPLDSLLADDGFDVEQIWCQIDLLSRPLLSVLRRELNRLERDPPARVPGSALDVGVAGEAAEAEKERAMEDGEGDEEDGDESEGDEEEEEDEEEAEEDEDEGDEEEKEDEEGEAKGNPIEDKFLKIDEFEEFLTKEEEEYGVLERKWNKHKQKVSDKEDEDDDEEEDADDDEEEDDLDLGDFDGDGDEETGIAENARYEDFFRGIKKKGLNKNGIVGKRKRSSNAIDFVDGLESTDMDIEENDDKGQKILSTHEKELKKLHSKIEQMEKANLEPKSWTMQGEVTAAKRPKNSALEVDLDFEHNVRPAPVITEEVTASLEDIIRKRIIEGHFDDVQRAPTLPSKAPKERKELDENKSKKSLAEIYEEEYAQKSGLAPAILTVSDTLKNEASLLFKKLCSKLDALSHFHFAPKPVIEDMSIQVNVPALAMEEIAPVAVSDAAMLAPEEIFQGKGDIKEEAELTKAERKRRRANKKRKFKAEMAKRTPKKAGQNVTPGSTNEKPPGS; the protein is encoded by the exons ATGGCGGCGACCCCCGTCACCACGGCAGCGCCGACGCAAGAGGAGGCGGCGAGGCAGGGAGAGGAGGCTCTCGAGCGCCTGAGGTCGACCGACGCTCCGCTTTACCTCTCTCCATCGCCGGAGCTCGCCAAGGACGCCCGCACCGCCTCCCGCTACCTTTTCTCCTCCCTCGTTCCTTTTTGCTCTAAGCCTCCCCTAGATAGCCTCCTCGCGGACGACGGCTTCGACGTGGAACAGATTTGGTGCCAGATCGACCTCCTTTCCCGCCCCCTTCTGTCCGTCCTCCGCCGCGAGTTGAACCGCCTCGAGCGGGACCCCCCTGCGCGCGTGCCAGGAAGCGCTCTCGACGTTGGCGTAGCTGGAGAAGCGGCGGAGGCTGAGAAGGAAAGGGCCATGGAGGACGGCGAAGGTGATGAAGAGGATGGAGATGAAAGTGAGGGagatgaggaagaagaggaagacgaagaagaagcggaggaggatgaggatgagggAGACGAAGAGGAAAAGGAAGATGAAGAGGGTGAAGCAAAAGGGAACCCGATTGAAGATAAGTTTTTGAAGATCGACGAGTTCGAGGAGTTTTTgacgaaggaagaagaggagtatGGCGTTCTGGAGAGGAAATGGAACAAACACAAGCAGAAGGTCTCGGACAAGGAGGATGAAGATGACGATGAGGAGGAGGATGcagatgatgatgaggaggaagatGATTTGGAT TTGGGAGATTTTGATGGTGATGGCGATGAAGAAACAGGAATAGCTGAAAATGCAAG ATATGAAGATTTTTTTAGAGGCATCAAGAAAAAAGGACTAAACAAGAATGGTATTGTTGGAAAGAGAAAACGTTCTTCAAATGCAATTGACTTTGTTGATGGGTTGGAGAGCACAGATATGGACATTGAGGAGAATGATGACAAG GGACAAAAAATTCTTTCAACTCATGAGAAAGAACTTAAGAAGCTGCATTCAAAAATAGAACAAATGGAGAAagcaaacttggaacctaaatcCTGGACCATGCAGGGAGAG GTTACTGCTGCCAAAAGGCCTAAGAACAGTGCTCTGGAAGTGGACCTTGATTTTGAGCATAATGTAAGGCCTGCTCCAGTAATCACGGAGGAAGTCACAGCTTCCCTTGAAGATATAATTAGAAAAAGGATTATCGAG GGGCATTTTGATGATGTTCAAAGAGCACCTACTTTGCCATCTAAAGCACCAAAGGAGCGCAAAGAGCTG GACGAAAACAAGAGTAAGAAGAGCCTTGCTGAAATATATGAG GAAGAGTATGCACAGAAGTCGGGTCTGGCTCCTGCTATTCTGACTGTTTCAGATACACTTAAGAATGAG GCAAGTCTACTATTTAAGAAGCTTTGTTCAAAGTTGGATGCATTGTCTCACTTCCATTTTGCTCCTAAACCG GTTATTGAAGACATGTCTATACAAGTAAATGTACCTGCTTTAGCGATGGAAGAG ATTGCACCTGTGGCTGTCTCGGATGCAGCCATGCTTGCTCCTGAGGAAATATTTCAAGGGAAAGGTGATATCAAAGAAGAGGCTGAGTTAACAAAAGCAGAGAGGAAAAGGAGGAGggctaacaagaaaagaaaattcaaag CTGAAATGGCAAAAAGGACACCTAAAAAAGCTGGACAAAATGTGACCCCTGGTTCCACCAATG AGAAGCCACCAGGTTCATGA
- the LOC135674534 gene encoding uncharacterized protein LOC135674534, translating to MEAGSPPAAPPDPFDEFFPQQQSQGSDDDDADSNYSSCDGEVSELERYCSANSVLGSASLCSSVGNYGDLLDFSDLSGGIENSLRARPNGGAAAPWDRFDPPSDEGGVASPRDVGPSWSRRLMAFSDRTGSLHPASVDPPGDGTPVREVEGRQEIVSSNRKVVDFLARDEISAGHNDGCSCAVEVYSSGNFDSYPDAESRMMIDADEDTYSRDEHSDGEDSMLEYSSDCHNSSGRYEKRKSLCIDEIKRDNPNPLLMNSSIAFGSDDLDELMRECDGLGLQCPSLYQDQPTFQSVVPSKGSIHDVNKEEDVIDLSAPSCQLHGTDQPNQNVRLSPVKNPLDDHEISKKGKSLPGEDTVEDQIKSMHKGLRGDICSIYNGIISDIDVDEAPEKQVFSESTPADHDTMAYSSVSAGAFQREEFLCQEHDKPSLSPPVVLNGQGSSFQIELNRTANLTDLAEEDIFTDQNKKQDAGDTYDEMVLEMEEILLDTGESIGIRSVANQGYLNHQSHHFRDGSSTASTSGTDDVYPPAQYPSRIDWVEVIGAKQKIGDVSFGERLVGVKEYTVYVLKVWSANDQWEVERRYRDFFALYQHLRTLFSNHDLSLPSQWSFVERESMKIFGNASPDVVSKRSVLIQDCLHSVLNSRYPFGFPSPLLCFLSLGKMAYNSSLLKTLVPQSLQKLGKGWNSKFSTYKDSPEDHSELGKTIPLVVDIKPRKSMQQLLELQHYTCAGCHKQLDVTKTLLGELVQTLGWRRPRFCEYTGQLFCASCHTNDTSVLPAKVLHHWDFSLYPVSQLAKAYLESIYDQPMLCVSAMNPFLLSKVPALLHVMGIRKKISAMFPYIRCPFRTSIQRGLGFRRHLLESNDFFALRDLVDLSKGAFAALPIMLETVSNKILEHITQQCLVCYDTGVPCAARQVCDDPMSLIFPFQEAEAARCGSCGSIFHKPCLAKVIICPCRKPTGATKNLSIQGHVESEEPLDELILPSNSNSASNLFSNALLKAKPDRIWRPKNRSPVILMGSLPSS from the exons ATGGAGGCCGGATCTCCGCCTGCCGCGCCTCCCGACCCATTCGATGAGTTCTTCCCCCAGCAACAGAGCCAGGgctccgacgacgacgacgccgaCTCCAACTACTCGTCCTGCGACGGCGAGGTCTCCGAACTCGAGCGGTATTGCAGCGCCAACTCGGTGCTCGGCAGCGCCAGCCTCTGCAGCTCCGTCGGGAACTACGGTGACCTGCTCGATTTCTCCGACCTCAGCGGCGGGATCGAGAATTCCCTGAGGGCTCGGCCCAACGGAGGCGCCGCTGCCCCTTGGGATCGATTCGACCCACCCTCGGATGAGGGCGGGGTCGCGTCGCCGAGGGACGTTGGTCCCTCCTGGTCCCGACGTCTTATGGCGTTTTCGGATCGAACGGGTTCGTTGCATCCTGCATCTGTTGATCCTCCAGGTGACGGCACGCCGGTTAGGGAAGTTGAGGGCCGGCAGGAAATAGTGTCGAGTAACCGGAAAGTGGTAGACTTTTTGGCTCGAGATGAGATCTCTGCAGGACATAATGATGGATGTTCTTGTGCGGTAGAGGTTTATTCTTCGGGGAACTTTGACTCTTACCCTGATGCTGAAAGCAGGATGATGATTGATGCAGATGAGGATACATACTCCAGAGATGAACATTCCGACGGTGAGGACTCAATGCTTGAATACAGTTCAGATTGCCATAATTCAAGTGGTCGGTATGAGAAAAGGAAATCACTGTGCATTGATGAGATTAAACGTGACAACCCAAATCCACTTCTTATGAACTCATCCATAGCTTTCGGTTCTGATGATTTGGATGAGCTAATGCGAGAGTGTGACGGACTTGGTTTACAATGTCCATCGCTTTACCAAGACCAACCTACTTTCCAGTCAGTTGTGCCATCAAAAGGTTCCATTCATGATGTGAATAAAGAAGAGGATGTCATAGATTTATCAGCACCGAGTTGTCAACTCCATGGCACTGATCAACCTAACCAGAATGTAAGACTTTCTCCCGTCAAGAACCCTCTGGATGATCATGAAATTTCAAAGAAGGGTAAGTCTCTTCCAGGAGAAGATACCGTAGAAGATCAAATCAAATCTATGCACAAAGGTCTCAGAGGAGATATCTGTTCCATATATAATGGGATAATTTCAGATATTGATGTGGATGAAGCTCCAGAAAAACAGGTGTTTAGTGAATCAACTCCTGCTGACCATgatactatggcatattcttctgtTTCAGCTGGTGCATTTCAGAGAGAAGAATTCTTGTGTCAAGAACATGATAAGCCAAGTTTGTCCCCGCCAGTGGTCCTCAATGGCCAGGGCTCAAGTTTCCAAATAGAGTTGAACAGGACTGCAAATCTTACAGACTTAGCAGAAGAGGATATTTTTACTGATCAG AACAAGAAACAAGATGCTGGTGATACATATGATGAAATGGTTCTGGAGATGGAGGAAATTTTACTAGATACAGGAGAGTCCATCGGAATCAGGTCCGTGGCCAACCAAGGGTACTTAAATCATCAGTCTCATCATTTTAGAGATGGTAGCTCAACCGCTTCTACTTCAGGCACAGATGATGTTTATCCACCTGCTCAATATCCCTCCAGAATTGATTGGGTTGAGGTCATTGGAGCAAAAcagaaaataggagatgtttcttTTGGGGAACGATTGGTTGGTGTCAAGGAGTATACTGTATATGTATTAAAAGTGTGGAGTGCTAATGATCAATGGGAAGTTGAACGACGGTACCGCGATTTCTTTGCACTTTATCAGCATCTAAGAACTCTTTTTTCTAACCACGATTTAAGTCTTCCATCCCAATGGTCCTTCGTTGAGAGAGAATCAATGAAAATTTTTGGAAATGCATCACCAGATGTTGTCAGCAAGAGGAGTGTTCTTATTCAAGATTGTTTGCACTCAGTTCTTAACTCAAGATACCCTTTTGGATTTCCAAGCCCTCTGCTCTGTTTTTTGTCCCTAGGCAAGATGGCTTATAATTCTAGCTTGTTAAAAACTCTAGTTCCCCAATCCCTTCAAAAGCTTGGGAAGGGTTGGAATTCAAAGTTTTCAACTTATAAGGATTCTCCAGAAGATCATTCTGAATTGGGGAAGACAATACCTCTTGTGGTTGACATAAAGCCTCGAAAGTCTATGCAACAGTTGTTGGAATTACAGCATTATACTTGTGCAGGATGCCACAAACAGTTGGATGTTACAAAGACATTGTTGGGGGAGCTTGTTCAGACATTAGGATGGAGAAGGCCACGATTTTGTGAGTATACTGGTCAGTTATTTTGTGCGTCATGTCATACAAATGATACTTCAGTTCTGCCAGCAAAAGTCTTGCATCACTGGGATTTTTCTCTTTATCCGGTTTCTCAGTTAGCAAAAGCATATttggaatccatttatgaccag CCAATGCTCTGTGTGAGTGCAATGAATCCCTTTCTGCTTTCCAAAGTACCAGCTTTGCTTCATGTTATGGGTATCAGGAAGAAAATAAGTGCCATGTTCCCTTATATTCGCTGTCCTTTCCGAACCTCCATTCAGAGAGGCCTTGGATTTCGCCGACATCTTCTTGAAAGTAATGACTTTTTTGCACTACGAGATCTTGTCGATCTATCAAAAGGGGCATTTGCAG CGCTTCCCATCATGTTAGAAACTGTTTCAAATAAGATCCTCGAGCACATCACACAACAGTGCCTTGTGTGCTATGACACTGGTGTTCCTTGTGCCGCCCGGCAAGTCTGTGATGACCCGATGTCTCTCATATTTCCCTTTCAG GAAGCTGAAGCTGCTAGGTGTGGTTCCTGTGGGTCCATCTTCCACAAGCCTTGCCTTGCAAAGGTGATCATCTGCCCTTGTCGCAAGCCAACTGGTGCAACCAAAAATCTAAGTATCCAAGGTCATGTTGAGAGTGAGGAACCATTGGATGAActgattttaccttcaaattccaaTTCAGCTTCAAATTTATTCTCTAATGCTTTACTTAAGGCAAAGCCAGACAGAATATGGAGGCCTAAAAACCGAAGCCCTGTGATTCTCATGGGTTCTTTACCAAGCAGTTGA